In a genomic window of Phaenicophaeus curvirostris isolate KB17595 chromosome Z, BPBGC_Pcur_1.0, whole genome shotgun sequence:
- the CD180 gene encoding CD180 antigen isoform X1 produces the protein MAWDLHLLIFTLVCISCKASSAAETMCTEIIVNKSYSCDGLGLKELPEKLPVTTEILDFSFNMLPALQNSTFSRLKSLLYLDLTRCQINWVYDGAFHNNKQLKTIVLTGNLLMFLSDTAFAGPQSLRQLVLTQTGITSISFIPMTNLDSLEIFILGSNHISSLQLPPNFPTQNLKYLDFQMNNIKAITTDDVHVLQKTNNITLIFKGNDVLNIEPGAFQSHFYSLDFGGCTDIPGVLAGIQNSTVETLWLGTFHMMEKIYISPDVLQGLCNISVTDLYLQLRHFRNLNATTFQCLTKLRKLDLTHTHLSMLPPGISGMSLLVELVVNANSFKHLCNISSAAFPSLTHLNIKGNLEVLQLGYGCLEKLAKLQHLDLSKSRVESFDCCDKALRGLSSLQYLNLSHNTKLHLPDVLIRDSANLELLDLAFTPLHINTSQGPFRNLHLLQVLNLSSTHINISLQHLFQGLENLRLLDLSQNNFESGIMPKDKLFQELPNLEILILSSCGLTAIGQQAFHSLRKLRHVDLSHNKLSAISTDAFSNLKSIYLNFAHNSIRIVPRDELASLTGHYIINLSYNPLDCTCLNIGLITWYKQNLDKIEDPEGTRCSEPKSLAGSQLAIISLSCGISVAGIIVTVLAISSCGSIFIWGARYFKRNYQQI, from the exons ATGGCCTGGGATCTACACCTGTTGAtttttacacttgtctgcattAGCTGCAAAGCATCCAGTGCTGCAGAGACCATGTGTACAGAG ATTATTGTAAATAAAAGTTATAGCTGTGACGGTTTAGGACTGAAGGAGCTTCCTGAAAAACTACCTGTTACAACTGAGATCCTTGACTTCAGCTTCAACatgctccctgccctccagaaTTCAACATTCTCTAGGCTGAAGTCTCTTCTCTACTTGGATTTAACAAG GTGTCAGATCAACTGGGTGTACGACGGTGCCTTTCACAACAACAAGCAGCTGAAGACAATTGTGCTGACTGGAAACTTGCTCATGTTTCTGTCTGACACAGCATTTGCTGGCCCTCAGTCCCTGAGACAACTTGTCTTAACGCAGACAGGAATAACCAGTATATCCTTTATTCCAATGACAAATCTGGACAGCTTGGAAATCTTCATCCTGGGCAGCAATCACATCTCTTCATTGCAGCTCCCTCCCAATTTTCCAACTCAAAACCTCAAATACCTTGACTTTCAAATGAACAACATAAAAGCAATCACGACAGATGATGTCCACGTTCTGCAGAAGACCAATAATATAACTCTCATCTTTAAAGGCAATGATGTTTTAAACATTGAACCTGGAGCTTTCCAGTCCCATTTCTACAGTTTGGACTTTGGGGGCTGCACTGACATCCCTGGGGTCCTGGCAGGAATACAGAATTCCACAGTTGAGACCCTTTGGTTGGGAACGTTTCACATGATGGAAAAGATCTACATAAGCCCAGATGTTTTACAAGGCCTCTGTAATATCTCTGTCACAGATCTCTATTTGCAACTACGGCACTTCAGAAATCTAAATGCCACCACGTTTCAGTGTTTGACCAAGCTCCGAAAGCTGGACCTAACTCACACCCACCTCAGCATGTTGCCCCCTGGCATCAGTGGCATGAGCTTGCTTGTAGAGTTAGTTGTCAATGCAAATTCCTTCAAGCACCTCTGCAATATAAGCTCTgctgccttcccctccctcacccACCTCAACATCAAGGGGAATTTGGaggtcctgcagctgggctATGGCTGTTTGGAGAAACTGGCAAAGCTTCAACATCTTGATTTGAGTAAGAGTCGTGTTGAAAGCTTCGACTGCTGTGACAAAGCACTGAGAGGTTTGagcagtcttcagtatctgaaTCTCAGCCACAACACAAAGCTCCACCTCCCAGATGTGCTCATTAGGGATAGTGCTaacctggagctgctggaccTAGCTTTCACTCCTCTTCATATCAACACTTCACAGGGTCCTTTCCGAAATTTGCATCTCTTGCAAGTGCTGAATCTCTCCTCCACCCACATTAATATTAGCCTTCAGCATCTCTTTCAAGGCCTGGAAAACCTCAGGCTCCTAGACCTTAGTCAAAATAACTTTGAGTCAGGGATCATGCCAAAGGACAAACTGTTCCAAGAGCTACCCAATTTAGAGATACTAATTTTATCATCCTGTGGACTGACAGCAATAGGTCAGCAAGCATTTCACAGCCTCAGGAAGTTACGGCATGTAGATCTGAGCCACAACAAACTTAGTGCAATCAGCACAGATGCGTTTTCAAACCTCAAGAGCATCTATCTCAATTTTGCCCACAACAGCATTCGTATTGTACCACGTGATGAGCTGGCATCTCTCACTGGCCACTACATAATCAATTTAAGTTACAACCCTCTGGATTGCACATGCCTCAATATTGGTTTAATCACCTGGTACAAGCAGAATCTGGATAAAATTGAAGATCCTGAAGGAACAAGATGTTCTGAACCCAAATCACTAGCTGGATCTCAACTGGCCATCATCTCGCTCTCCTGTGGGATCAGCGTGGCAGGAATCATTGTCACGGTCCTGGCTATTTCATCTTGTGGTTCCATTTTCATCTGGGGGGCTCGCTATTTTAAACGAAATTACCAGCAAATATAA
- the CD180 gene encoding CD180 antigen isoform X2, protein MFLSDTAFAGPQSLRQLVLTQTGITSISFIPMTNLDSLEIFILGSNHISSLQLPPNFPTQNLKYLDFQMNNIKAITTDDVHVLQKTNNITLIFKGNDVLNIEPGAFQSHFYSLDFGGCTDIPGVLAGIQNSTVETLWLGTFHMMEKIYISPDVLQGLCNISVTDLYLQLRHFRNLNATTFQCLTKLRKLDLTHTHLSMLPPGISGMSLLVELVVNANSFKHLCNISSAAFPSLTHLNIKGNLEVLQLGYGCLEKLAKLQHLDLSKSRVESFDCCDKALRGLSSLQYLNLSHNTKLHLPDVLIRDSANLELLDLAFTPLHINTSQGPFRNLHLLQVLNLSSTHINISLQHLFQGLENLRLLDLSQNNFESGIMPKDKLFQELPNLEILILSSCGLTAIGQQAFHSLRKLRHVDLSHNKLSAISTDAFSNLKSIYLNFAHNSIRIVPRDELASLTGHYIINLSYNPLDCTCLNIGLITWYKQNLDKIEDPEGTRCSEPKSLAGSQLAIISLSCGISVAGIIVTVLAISSCGSIFIWGARYFKRNYQQI, encoded by the coding sequence ATGTTTCTGTCTGACACAGCATTTGCTGGCCCTCAGTCCCTGAGACAACTTGTCTTAACGCAGACAGGAATAACCAGTATATCCTTTATTCCAATGACAAATCTGGACAGCTTGGAAATCTTCATCCTGGGCAGCAATCACATCTCTTCATTGCAGCTCCCTCCCAATTTTCCAACTCAAAACCTCAAATACCTTGACTTTCAAATGAACAACATAAAAGCAATCACGACAGATGATGTCCACGTTCTGCAGAAGACCAATAATATAACTCTCATCTTTAAAGGCAATGATGTTTTAAACATTGAACCTGGAGCTTTCCAGTCCCATTTCTACAGTTTGGACTTTGGGGGCTGCACTGACATCCCTGGGGTCCTGGCAGGAATACAGAATTCCACAGTTGAGACCCTTTGGTTGGGAACGTTTCACATGATGGAAAAGATCTACATAAGCCCAGATGTTTTACAAGGCCTCTGTAATATCTCTGTCACAGATCTCTATTTGCAACTACGGCACTTCAGAAATCTAAATGCCACCACGTTTCAGTGTTTGACCAAGCTCCGAAAGCTGGACCTAACTCACACCCACCTCAGCATGTTGCCCCCTGGCATCAGTGGCATGAGCTTGCTTGTAGAGTTAGTTGTCAATGCAAATTCCTTCAAGCACCTCTGCAATATAAGCTCTgctgccttcccctccctcacccACCTCAACATCAAGGGGAATTTGGaggtcctgcagctgggctATGGCTGTTTGGAGAAACTGGCAAAGCTTCAACATCTTGATTTGAGTAAGAGTCGTGTTGAAAGCTTCGACTGCTGTGACAAAGCACTGAGAGGTTTGagcagtcttcagtatctgaaTCTCAGCCACAACACAAAGCTCCACCTCCCAGATGTGCTCATTAGGGATAGTGCTaacctggagctgctggaccTAGCTTTCACTCCTCTTCATATCAACACTTCACAGGGTCCTTTCCGAAATTTGCATCTCTTGCAAGTGCTGAATCTCTCCTCCACCCACATTAATATTAGCCTTCAGCATCTCTTTCAAGGCCTGGAAAACCTCAGGCTCCTAGACCTTAGTCAAAATAACTTTGAGTCAGGGATCATGCCAAAGGACAAACTGTTCCAAGAGCTACCCAATTTAGAGATACTAATTTTATCATCCTGTGGACTGACAGCAATAGGTCAGCAAGCATTTCACAGCCTCAGGAAGTTACGGCATGTAGATCTGAGCCACAACAAACTTAGTGCAATCAGCACAGATGCGTTTTCAAACCTCAAGAGCATCTATCTCAATTTTGCCCACAACAGCATTCGTATTGTACCACGTGATGAGCTGGCATCTCTCACTGGCCACTACATAATCAATTTAAGTTACAACCCTCTGGATTGCACATGCCTCAATATTGGTTTAATCACCTGGTACAAGCAGAATCTGGATAAAATTGAAGATCCTGAAGGAACAAGATGTTCTGAACCCAAATCACTAGCTGGATCTCAACTGGCCATCATCTCGCTCTCCTGTGGGATCAGCGTGGCAGGAATCATTGTCACGGTCCTGGCTATTTCATCTTGTGGTTCCATTTTCATCTGGGGGGCTCGCTATTTTAAACGAAATTACCAGCAAATATAA